In one Macaca fascicularis isolate 582-1 chromosome 6, T2T-MFA8v1.1 genomic region, the following are encoded:
- the CD180 gene encoding CD180 antigen isoform X4, with product MNLTFLDLTRCQINWIHEDTFQSHHQLNTLVLTGNPLIFMAETSLNGPKSLKHLFLIQTGISNLEFIPVHNLENLESLYLGSNHISSIKFPKDFPARNLKVLDFQNNAIHYLSREDMRSLEQATNLSLNFNGNDVKGIELGAFGSIVFQSLNFGGTLNLSVIFNGLQNSTTQSLWLGTFEDIDDEDISSAMLKGLCEMSVESLNLQKHHFSDFSSTTFQCFTQIQELDLTATHLAGLPSGIKGLNLLKKLVLSVNHFDQLCQISAANFPSLTHLYVRGNVKKLHLGVGCLEKLGNLQTLDLSHNDIEASDCCNLQLRNLSHLQTLNLSHNELLGLQSQAFKECPRLELLDLAFTRLHINAPQSPFQNLHFLQVLNLTYCFLDTSNQHLLAGLPDLRHLNLKGNHFQDGTIMKTNLLQTVGSLEILILSSCGLLSIDQQAFHGLGKMSHVDLSHNSLTCDSIASVSHFKGIYLNLAANSINIIPPHLLPILSQQSTINFSHNPLDCTCSNIHFLTWYKENLHKLEGSEETTCANPPSLRGVKLSDVKLSCGITAIGVFFLTVFLLLFTILLFFAVKNLLRCKYRHI from the exons ATGAATCTTACCTTTTTGGATTTAACTAG GTGCCAGATTAATTGGATACATGAAGACACTTTTCAAAGCCATCATCAATTGAACACACTTGTGTTAACTGGAAATCCCTTGATATTCATGGCAGAAACATCGCTTAATGGGCCCAAGTCACTGAAGCATCTTTTCTTAATCCAAACGGGAATATCCAATCTCGAGTTTATTCCAGTGCACAATCTGGAAAACTTGGAAAGCTTGTATCTTGGAAGCAACCATATTTCCTCCATTAAGTTCCCCAAAGACTTCCCAGCACGGAATCTGAAAGTACTGGATTTTCAGAATAATGCTATACACTACCTCTCTAGAGAAGACATGAGGTCTCTGGAGCAGGCCACCAACTTAAGCCTGAACTTCAATGGCAATGATGTTAAAGGTATTGAGCTTGGGGCTTTTGGTTCAATAGTCTTCCAAAGTTTGAACTTCGGAGGGACTCTAAATTTGTCTGTTATATTCAATGGTCTGCAGAACTCTACTACTCAGTCTCTCTGGCTGGGAACATTTGAGGACATTGATGACGAAGACATTAGTTCAGCCATGCTCAAGGGACTCTGTGAAATGTCTGTTGAGAGCCTCAACCTGCAGAAACACCACTTCTCTGACTTCTCATCCACCACATTTCAGTGCTTCACCCAAATCCAGGAATTGGATCTGACAGCAACTCACTTGGCAGGGTTACCCTCTGGGATTAAGGGTCTGAACTTGCTCAAGAAATTAGTTCTTAGTGTAAATCATTTTGACCAATTGTGTCAAATCAGTGCTGCCAATTTCCCCTCCCTTACACACCTCTACGTCAGAGGCAACGTGAAGAAACTTCACCTTGGTGTTGGCTGTTTGGAGAAACTAGGAAACCTTCAGACACTTGATTTAAGCCATAATGACATAGAGGCTTCTGACTGCTGCAATCTGCAACTCAGAAACCTGTCCCACTTGCAAACCTTAAACCTGAGCCACAATGAGCTTCTTGGTCTCCAGAGTCAGGCATTCAAAGAATGTCCTCGGCTAGAACTCCTGGATTTGGCGTTTACCCGCTTACACATTAATGCTCCACAAAGTCCCTTCCAAAACCTCCATTTCCTGCAGGTTCTGAATCTCACTTACTGCTTCCTTGATACCAGCAATCAGCATCTTCTAGCAGGCCTACCAGATCTCCGGCATCTCAACTTAAAAGGCAATCACTTTCAAGATGGGACTATCATGAAGACCAACCTACTTCAGACCGTGGGCAGCTTGGAGATTCTGATTTTATCCTCCTGTGGTCTCCTCTCTATAGACCAGCAAGCATTCCACGGCTTGGGAAAAATGAGCCATGTAGACTTAAGCCACAACAGCCTGACATGTGACAGCATTGCTTCTGTTAGTCATTTTAAGGGAATTTACCTCAATCTGGCCGCCAACAGCATTAACATCATCCCACCCCATCTCCTCCCCATCTTGTCCCAGCAGAGCACCATTAATTTCAGTCACAATCCCCTGGACTGCACTTGCTCGAATATTCATTTCTTAACATGGTACAAAGAAAACCTGCACAAACTTGAAGGCTCGGAGGAGACCACGTGTGCAAACCCGCCGTCTCTAAGGGGAGTTAAGCTATCTGATGTCAAGCTGTCCTGTGGGATTACAGCCATAGGCGTTTTCTTTCTcacagtatttttattattgttcacCATTCTGCTCTTTTTTGCAGTTAAAAACCTTCTCAGGTGTAAATACCGACACATTTAG
- the CD180 gene encoding CD180 antigen isoform X2, with translation MQRACSASAFCSDCVSNPPQKPSRYQHRASCRACRTKEANKTYNCENLGLSEIPDTLPNTTEFLEFSFNFLPTIHNGTFSRLMNLTFLDLTRCQINWIHEDTFQSHHQLNTLVLTGNPLIFMAETSLNGPKSLKHLFLIQTGISNLEFIPVHNLENLESLYLGSNHISSIKFPKDFPARNLKVLDFQNNAIHYLSREDMRSLEQATNLSLNFNGNDVKGIELGAFGSIVFQSLNFGGTLNLSVIFNGLQNSTTQSLWLGTFEDIDDEDISSAMLKGLCEMSVESLNLQKHHFSDFSSTTFQCFTQIQELDLTATHLAGLPSGIKGLNLLKKLVLSVNHFDQLCQISAANFPSLTHLYVRGNVKKLHLGVGCLEKLGNLQTLDLSHNDIEASDCCNLQLRNLSHLQTLNLSHNELLGLQSQAFKECPRLELLDLAFTRLHINAPQSPFQNLHFLQVLNLTYCFLDTSNQHLLAGLPDLRHLNLKGNHFQDGTIMKTNLLQTVGSLEILILSSCGLLSIDQQAFHGLGKMSHVDLSHNSLTCDSIASVSHFKGIYLNLAANSINIIPPHLLPILSQQSTINFSHNPLDCTCSNIHFLTWYKENLHKLEGSEETTCANPPSLRGVKLSDVKLSCGITAIGVFFLTVFLLLFTILLFFAVKNLLRCKYRHI, from the exons atgcaGCGTGCCTGCTCCGCCTCCGCCTTCTGCTCTGATTGTGTCTCAAatcctccccagaagccaagcagataccAGCACCgtgcttcctgtagagcctgcagaaca AAAGAAGCCAACAAAACATATAACTGTGAAAATTTAGGTCTCAGTGAAATCCCTGACACTCTACCAAACACAACAGAATTTTTGGAATTCAGCTTTAATTTTTTGCCTACAATTCACAATGGAACCTTCAGCAGACTCATGAATCTTACCTTTTTGGATTTAACTAG GTGCCAGATTAATTGGATACATGAAGACACTTTTCAAAGCCATCATCAATTGAACACACTTGTGTTAACTGGAAATCCCTTGATATTCATGGCAGAAACATCGCTTAATGGGCCCAAGTCACTGAAGCATCTTTTCTTAATCCAAACGGGAATATCCAATCTCGAGTTTATTCCAGTGCACAATCTGGAAAACTTGGAAAGCTTGTATCTTGGAAGCAACCATATTTCCTCCATTAAGTTCCCCAAAGACTTCCCAGCACGGAATCTGAAAGTACTGGATTTTCAGAATAATGCTATACACTACCTCTCTAGAGAAGACATGAGGTCTCTGGAGCAGGCCACCAACTTAAGCCTGAACTTCAATGGCAATGATGTTAAAGGTATTGAGCTTGGGGCTTTTGGTTCAATAGTCTTCCAAAGTTTGAACTTCGGAGGGACTCTAAATTTGTCTGTTATATTCAATGGTCTGCAGAACTCTACTACTCAGTCTCTCTGGCTGGGAACATTTGAGGACATTGATGACGAAGACATTAGTTCAGCCATGCTCAAGGGACTCTGTGAAATGTCTGTTGAGAGCCTCAACCTGCAGAAACACCACTTCTCTGACTTCTCATCCACCACATTTCAGTGCTTCACCCAAATCCAGGAATTGGATCTGACAGCAACTCACTTGGCAGGGTTACCCTCTGGGATTAAGGGTCTGAACTTGCTCAAGAAATTAGTTCTTAGTGTAAATCATTTTGACCAATTGTGTCAAATCAGTGCTGCCAATTTCCCCTCCCTTACACACCTCTACGTCAGAGGCAACGTGAAGAAACTTCACCTTGGTGTTGGCTGTTTGGAGAAACTAGGAAACCTTCAGACACTTGATTTAAGCCATAATGACATAGAGGCTTCTGACTGCTGCAATCTGCAACTCAGAAACCTGTCCCACTTGCAAACCTTAAACCTGAGCCACAATGAGCTTCTTGGTCTCCAGAGTCAGGCATTCAAAGAATGTCCTCGGCTAGAACTCCTGGATTTGGCGTTTACCCGCTTACACATTAATGCTCCACAAAGTCCCTTCCAAAACCTCCATTTCCTGCAGGTTCTGAATCTCACTTACTGCTTCCTTGATACCAGCAATCAGCATCTTCTAGCAGGCCTACCAGATCTCCGGCATCTCAACTTAAAAGGCAATCACTTTCAAGATGGGACTATCATGAAGACCAACCTACTTCAGACCGTGGGCAGCTTGGAGATTCTGATTTTATCCTCCTGTGGTCTCCTCTCTATAGACCAGCAAGCATTCCACGGCTTGGGAAAAATGAGCCATGTAGACTTAAGCCACAACAGCCTGACATGTGACAGCATTGCTTCTGTTAGTCATTTTAAGGGAATTTACCTCAATCTGGCCGCCAACAGCATTAACATCATCCCACCCCATCTCCTCCCCATCTTGTCCCAGCAGAGCACCATTAATTTCAGTCACAATCCCCTGGACTGCACTTGCTCGAATATTCATTTCTTAACATGGTACAAAGAAAACCTGCACAAACTTGAAGGCTCGGAGGAGACCACGTGTGCAAACCCGCCGTCTCTAAGGGGAGTTAAGCTATCTGATGTCAAGCTGTCCTGTGGGATTACAGCCATAGGCGTTTTCTTTCTcacagtatttttattattgttcacCATTCTGCTCTTTTTTGCAGTTAAAAACCTTCTCAGGTGTAAATACCGACACATTTAG
- the CD180 gene encoding CD180 antigen isoform X1: MAFDVSCFFWVVLFSAGCKVITSLDQMCIERACSASAFCSDCVSNPPQKPSRYQHRASCRACRTKEANKTYNCENLGLSEIPDTLPNTTEFLEFSFNFLPTIHNGTFSRLMNLTFLDLTRCQINWIHEDTFQSHHQLNTLVLTGNPLIFMAETSLNGPKSLKHLFLIQTGISNLEFIPVHNLENLESLYLGSNHISSIKFPKDFPARNLKVLDFQNNAIHYLSREDMRSLEQATNLSLNFNGNDVKGIELGAFGSIVFQSLNFGGTLNLSVIFNGLQNSTTQSLWLGTFEDIDDEDISSAMLKGLCEMSVESLNLQKHHFSDFSSTTFQCFTQIQELDLTATHLAGLPSGIKGLNLLKKLVLSVNHFDQLCQISAANFPSLTHLYVRGNVKKLHLGVGCLEKLGNLQTLDLSHNDIEASDCCNLQLRNLSHLQTLNLSHNELLGLQSQAFKECPRLELLDLAFTRLHINAPQSPFQNLHFLQVLNLTYCFLDTSNQHLLAGLPDLRHLNLKGNHFQDGTIMKTNLLQTVGSLEILILSSCGLLSIDQQAFHGLGKMSHVDLSHNSLTCDSIASVSHFKGIYLNLAANSINIIPPHLLPILSQQSTINFSHNPLDCTCSNIHFLTWYKENLHKLEGSEETTCANPPSLRGVKLSDVKLSCGITAIGVFFLTVFLLLFTILLFFAVKNLLRCKYRHI, encoded by the exons ATGGCGTTTGACGTCAGCTGCTTCTTTTGGGTGGTGCTGTTTTCTGCCGGCTGTAAAGTCATCACCTCCTTGGATCAGATGTGCATTGAG CGTGCCTGCTCCGCCTCCGCCTTCTGCTCTGATTGTGTCTCAAatcctccccagaagccaagcagataccAGCACCgtgcttcctgtagagcctgcagaaca AAAGAAGCCAACAAAACATATAACTGTGAAAATTTAGGTCTCAGTGAAATCCCTGACACTCTACCAAACACAACAGAATTTTTGGAATTCAGCTTTAATTTTTTGCCTACAATTCACAATGGAACCTTCAGCAGACTCATGAATCTTACCTTTTTGGATTTAACTAG GTGCCAGATTAATTGGATACATGAAGACACTTTTCAAAGCCATCATCAATTGAACACACTTGTGTTAACTGGAAATCCCTTGATATTCATGGCAGAAACATCGCTTAATGGGCCCAAGTCACTGAAGCATCTTTTCTTAATCCAAACGGGAATATCCAATCTCGAGTTTATTCCAGTGCACAATCTGGAAAACTTGGAAAGCTTGTATCTTGGAAGCAACCATATTTCCTCCATTAAGTTCCCCAAAGACTTCCCAGCACGGAATCTGAAAGTACTGGATTTTCAGAATAATGCTATACACTACCTCTCTAGAGAAGACATGAGGTCTCTGGAGCAGGCCACCAACTTAAGCCTGAACTTCAATGGCAATGATGTTAAAGGTATTGAGCTTGGGGCTTTTGGTTCAATAGTCTTCCAAAGTTTGAACTTCGGAGGGACTCTAAATTTGTCTGTTATATTCAATGGTCTGCAGAACTCTACTACTCAGTCTCTCTGGCTGGGAACATTTGAGGACATTGATGACGAAGACATTAGTTCAGCCATGCTCAAGGGACTCTGTGAAATGTCTGTTGAGAGCCTCAACCTGCAGAAACACCACTTCTCTGACTTCTCATCCACCACATTTCAGTGCTTCACCCAAATCCAGGAATTGGATCTGACAGCAACTCACTTGGCAGGGTTACCCTCTGGGATTAAGGGTCTGAACTTGCTCAAGAAATTAGTTCTTAGTGTAAATCATTTTGACCAATTGTGTCAAATCAGTGCTGCCAATTTCCCCTCCCTTACACACCTCTACGTCAGAGGCAACGTGAAGAAACTTCACCTTGGTGTTGGCTGTTTGGAGAAACTAGGAAACCTTCAGACACTTGATTTAAGCCATAATGACATAGAGGCTTCTGACTGCTGCAATCTGCAACTCAGAAACCTGTCCCACTTGCAAACCTTAAACCTGAGCCACAATGAGCTTCTTGGTCTCCAGAGTCAGGCATTCAAAGAATGTCCTCGGCTAGAACTCCTGGATTTGGCGTTTACCCGCTTACACATTAATGCTCCACAAAGTCCCTTCCAAAACCTCCATTTCCTGCAGGTTCTGAATCTCACTTACTGCTTCCTTGATACCAGCAATCAGCATCTTCTAGCAGGCCTACCAGATCTCCGGCATCTCAACTTAAAAGGCAATCACTTTCAAGATGGGACTATCATGAAGACCAACCTACTTCAGACCGTGGGCAGCTTGGAGATTCTGATTTTATCCTCCTGTGGTCTCCTCTCTATAGACCAGCAAGCATTCCACGGCTTGGGAAAAATGAGCCATGTAGACTTAAGCCACAACAGCCTGACATGTGACAGCATTGCTTCTGTTAGTCATTTTAAGGGAATTTACCTCAATCTGGCCGCCAACAGCATTAACATCATCCCACCCCATCTCCTCCCCATCTTGTCCCAGCAGAGCACCATTAATTTCAGTCACAATCCCCTGGACTGCACTTGCTCGAATATTCATTTCTTAACATGGTACAAAGAAAACCTGCACAAACTTGAAGGCTCGGAGGAGACCACGTGTGCAAACCCGCCGTCTCTAAGGGGAGTTAAGCTATCTGATGTCAAGCTGTCCTGTGGGATTACAGCCATAGGCGTTTTCTTTCTcacagtatttttattattgttcacCATTCTGCTCTTTTTTGCAGTTAAAAACCTTCTCAGGTGTAAATACCGACACATTTAG
- the CD180 gene encoding CD180 antigen isoform X3 — protein sequence MAFDVSCFFWVVLFSAGCKVITSLDQMCIEKEANKTYNCENLGLSEIPDTLPNTTEFLEFSFNFLPTIHNGTFSRLMNLTFLDLTRCQINWIHEDTFQSHHQLNTLVLTGNPLIFMAETSLNGPKSLKHLFLIQTGISNLEFIPVHNLENLESLYLGSNHISSIKFPKDFPARNLKVLDFQNNAIHYLSREDMRSLEQATNLSLNFNGNDVKGIELGAFGSIVFQSLNFGGTLNLSVIFNGLQNSTTQSLWLGTFEDIDDEDISSAMLKGLCEMSVESLNLQKHHFSDFSSTTFQCFTQIQELDLTATHLAGLPSGIKGLNLLKKLVLSVNHFDQLCQISAANFPSLTHLYVRGNVKKLHLGVGCLEKLGNLQTLDLSHNDIEASDCCNLQLRNLSHLQTLNLSHNELLGLQSQAFKECPRLELLDLAFTRLHINAPQSPFQNLHFLQVLNLTYCFLDTSNQHLLAGLPDLRHLNLKGNHFQDGTIMKTNLLQTVGSLEILILSSCGLLSIDQQAFHGLGKMSHVDLSHNSLTCDSIASVSHFKGIYLNLAANSINIIPPHLLPILSQQSTINFSHNPLDCTCSNIHFLTWYKENLHKLEGSEETTCANPPSLRGVKLSDVKLSCGITAIGVFFLTVFLLLFTILLFFAVKNLLRCKYRHI from the exons ATGGCGTTTGACGTCAGCTGCTTCTTTTGGGTGGTGCTGTTTTCTGCCGGCTGTAAAGTCATCACCTCCTTGGATCAGATGTGCATTGAG AAAGAAGCCAACAAAACATATAACTGTGAAAATTTAGGTCTCAGTGAAATCCCTGACACTCTACCAAACACAACAGAATTTTTGGAATTCAGCTTTAATTTTTTGCCTACAATTCACAATGGAACCTTCAGCAGACTCATGAATCTTACCTTTTTGGATTTAACTAG GTGCCAGATTAATTGGATACATGAAGACACTTTTCAAAGCCATCATCAATTGAACACACTTGTGTTAACTGGAAATCCCTTGATATTCATGGCAGAAACATCGCTTAATGGGCCCAAGTCACTGAAGCATCTTTTCTTAATCCAAACGGGAATATCCAATCTCGAGTTTATTCCAGTGCACAATCTGGAAAACTTGGAAAGCTTGTATCTTGGAAGCAACCATATTTCCTCCATTAAGTTCCCCAAAGACTTCCCAGCACGGAATCTGAAAGTACTGGATTTTCAGAATAATGCTATACACTACCTCTCTAGAGAAGACATGAGGTCTCTGGAGCAGGCCACCAACTTAAGCCTGAACTTCAATGGCAATGATGTTAAAGGTATTGAGCTTGGGGCTTTTGGTTCAATAGTCTTCCAAAGTTTGAACTTCGGAGGGACTCTAAATTTGTCTGTTATATTCAATGGTCTGCAGAACTCTACTACTCAGTCTCTCTGGCTGGGAACATTTGAGGACATTGATGACGAAGACATTAGTTCAGCCATGCTCAAGGGACTCTGTGAAATGTCTGTTGAGAGCCTCAACCTGCAGAAACACCACTTCTCTGACTTCTCATCCACCACATTTCAGTGCTTCACCCAAATCCAGGAATTGGATCTGACAGCAACTCACTTGGCAGGGTTACCCTCTGGGATTAAGGGTCTGAACTTGCTCAAGAAATTAGTTCTTAGTGTAAATCATTTTGACCAATTGTGTCAAATCAGTGCTGCCAATTTCCCCTCCCTTACACACCTCTACGTCAGAGGCAACGTGAAGAAACTTCACCTTGGTGTTGGCTGTTTGGAGAAACTAGGAAACCTTCAGACACTTGATTTAAGCCATAATGACATAGAGGCTTCTGACTGCTGCAATCTGCAACTCAGAAACCTGTCCCACTTGCAAACCTTAAACCTGAGCCACAATGAGCTTCTTGGTCTCCAGAGTCAGGCATTCAAAGAATGTCCTCGGCTAGAACTCCTGGATTTGGCGTTTACCCGCTTACACATTAATGCTCCACAAAGTCCCTTCCAAAACCTCCATTTCCTGCAGGTTCTGAATCTCACTTACTGCTTCCTTGATACCAGCAATCAGCATCTTCTAGCAGGCCTACCAGATCTCCGGCATCTCAACTTAAAAGGCAATCACTTTCAAGATGGGACTATCATGAAGACCAACCTACTTCAGACCGTGGGCAGCTTGGAGATTCTGATTTTATCCTCCTGTGGTCTCCTCTCTATAGACCAGCAAGCATTCCACGGCTTGGGAAAAATGAGCCATGTAGACTTAAGCCACAACAGCCTGACATGTGACAGCATTGCTTCTGTTAGTCATTTTAAGGGAATTTACCTCAATCTGGCCGCCAACAGCATTAACATCATCCCACCCCATCTCCTCCCCATCTTGTCCCAGCAGAGCACCATTAATTTCAGTCACAATCCCCTGGACTGCACTTGCTCGAATATTCATTTCTTAACATGGTACAAAGAAAACCTGCACAAACTTGAAGGCTCGGAGGAGACCACGTGTGCAAACCCGCCGTCTCTAAGGGGAGTTAAGCTATCTGATGTCAAGCTGTCCTGTGGGATTACAGCCATAGGCGTTTTCTTTCTcacagtatttttattattgttcacCATTCTGCTCTTTTTTGCAGTTAAAAACCTTCTCAGGTGTAAATACCGACACATTTAG